The following is a genomic window from Mustela lutreola isolate mMusLut2 chromosome 5, mMusLut2.pri, whole genome shotgun sequence.
CTCCTCCCTGTCCTGGGTGGGGTCGGTGTCGGGCGAGCACCACCTCAGCCCTCTTTGGCCCGAGGGCATGGAGTGCCCTGAGGCCCTCCGCGGAGCTCCGAGCTCCGGTCCAGCAGGGCCACCCACCATGATCTGGCTCCCGTGCCACAAACGTGAGGGGAGGGGCTCTGACATGTCGTTCCCGCATCAGTCCACCTTACTGAACTCAGTATCTTCTCGGGTCTTCCAGAGAGTTGCGGGACATCGTCCGCACAAACATATCCTGCCTCCGACACTTGGGCTCCAGCACCAGCTTTCCAGAAAGGGAGATGGGCATGGGCAGCCGCCTACTGCCGACCTCTGGGGACATTCGCGGGGGCTGGTTGTGGCCCAGGAAACCAACTCTGCCGGCCAGAGAGCCACAGACCCGGACTCCCCAGGAGCTCCGTACGAGATCTGCGAACTCCGCTCGTTGGGAAGCAGGTGTTAACGAGAAGCCCAAACCCTTCCTGCCCACACGCCCTGGTTCAGACGGGTTTTTCTAGTCACGCTGACCAGAGCCATCCCTCATTAGGGGCTCCGGCTGGCATTCGACACTGGCCTCCCCTTCACCAAggggctccctgcctcccaaGAACAGCGCCCTGGGCCCCCGCTATCCACGGAGGTGGGCGGGCTGTGCAGGTGAGCAGGGCCCGGGGTGGAGGCTGGTCCAGAAGCAGCGCAGGGACCCTGCCCGCCTCCCAGTGGAAGGACCTGGAGAGGCAGGTTCCAGCCACGGTCTGCTCACGGCTCCCACAGCCATGTGTGGCCTCGTGCGGCAGGACAATGGCCCCGACTCACGAAAATAATTAACCCGCAAATAATTAACGCACCAAGTACAACTTGGGAACCTGAGTGAAACCAGCAGCTTTAAAACCCAACTACAGGGCGCCCCGGGGGCTGCAgggaagtgtctgccttcggctcgggtcccggtcccggggtcctggggtcgggcCCTGCATCAAGGAGTCTgcccctctcttctccctgcccgTGCTGCCTCACCATCTCCCTGCCCGTGCTGCCTCACCAactgtctctcaagtaaaaaaaatctaagtcttaaaaattaaaataacaaccaCCGTTACTGTAAAATCACGCGAGTTCATGCCCCACGCGATCCGGTCACACCCACCCCACAACTGCCTCCACCTTGGTCCTATCCAGCTCCCAGGACCCAACGTCACGAAAGACACTGAACACAGACAGGAAGGGCTAGCAAAGTGACagcaaggggcagaggggcatGGAGCCACCTCGAAGACGCCTATGAGATCCCGGCAGCACAGCGCAACAGAACTACCACATGGTCCAGTGTAAGGCCTGACGTGGGGAGGTCGCGTGAGTGCACGTGGACATGACCAGGGGAGACACCCTGAGAGACGCTGCTGGCAGGAGAGCACGCCCCTGCCCCAGGGGGCCCGCTCCAGGGCACCGTCTACAGGCGGGGACACTGGGAATTTGCAGACCAAGAGCCAGGACCACAGGTTCACGACCTGCGATGGGCTGGCTGCCACGGCTGCCACGGTTGCCCGCAGGACACGCTGAGGAGGGTGCGTCCCTTCAGGATCCCTCTGCCCTAAACCCGTCAGCCCAGGGCAGCCCTGAGCCCGGCCAGGGTACACAAGGCGCCACAGCTCTGCAaactggcccagaggagccgggGAGCGTGGGTCCCGGCTAGCGCATGAGGGCAGCGGGCTTGGAACCCCTGGGAACCCTGCAGACCGCCTCACCAtctccaccacctccacctccgcGCTGATCCTCAGGTGGTACAGGAACATCTGCAGGTCCTTCTTCATCTGGATGCTGTTGTCGTCCACCTGGGCCACCGTGAAGATGCGCATGCGGCACTTCCTCCACACctgcgggcggggcggggcggggcgggggcgggggcggggttgGCATCCACGCGGCTGGcgagccccgccccccgccgcagACCCCGCCCCCAACCAGTCCCGTCCCCCGCCGACCCCGCCCCTGGCCTGCCGTGGGACCCCGCCCCCgtccgccccggccccgcccaccTTGTGCTGCCGCAGCAGGAAGGGCAGCAGCATGAGCAGGCCCCCGTCGTGCACGACCCACCACACGTCGATGTCCCCGTCGCTGAAGCGCTCCTGGTTTTGCGGAAACAGGTCCACGTTTTTGGCCACGAGCAGGGCCTGCTGGGCCGCCGTCGTGTCTCGGACGGTTTCTGTGGAGAGGCAGGTCGCCCATGGACTGGCGGGCTCCGGCCGGCAGGGGAGACCGGCGAGGCCACCAGGTCCCCGTGAAGCCCCAACTGGCCGCACGCTGAAGGCAGCCCACCCCCGGCCGGCCACGGTGCCCCCGGCCCGAGAGCGGCGGGAACCCCGGGATCCGCACACCGCAGGGCTGGCCCAAACCACGGGGTGCTCTCGCACGGGACCCCACGTGGCCCACGGGCCTGAGCGCAGTACCCACCCACGAAGTTCTTCCAGGAGAAGGTGTTGTCCTCCTGCTTCCAGGACTCGGGCCAGGCCATGAGCACCGTGTTGTGCCTCATGCCCCCCAGGCCGGCCGACTGAATCAAGTGGGACATGCCGTCCCTCAGGCTGGAGGACACCACCAGCTGGCAGAAGCCCTTGGTCTTCTCCACGCCCATCAGAGAGCGGATGTTCTGGGGAGACAAGCTGGGTGGGTGCCTTCTCGGGAAACTGGGGGGCCAACCGCATGTGGCCCCAGCCTCCGGAAGACCACCTCGCTCGTACCCCCAGGGGGTGGGAcgaactccccctcccccacacgcTGGCTGGTCCATGAGCCAGCTCCACGGAGGCCACATCCCAGCAGGAACCAGCCTGGCCCTTCCCCGAGAAGCGCCCGCTCAGCCAGCAGGGACACCAAACAACAGAGGGCAAAGTGGGGGACAAGGTCAGGCCCGGCCAGCTGCTGCCACTTATACAGCGGAATGAATGCCATGTGCCCCCCCACCCAGCGGAGATGCTCCTGGTCAGTCCGGGAGTTGGGCCAGGTGGCAAGCCTGGGTCCTCGTCCCGAGACAGCCACTGCTCCAACAGGCTCACGGACGGGGCTCCCCTCCCCTCGGGGACACCATATCTGGGGTGAAACCCAGCTGGACCAcctcacacatgctctctagACTCCCGACGCGGGGACAGGGCCAAGACACAGCAGAGCGGGGCCACAGGAGTCCCTTAGACGTGCTCACACAGACTGCCAGGTGCACCAGAAAATGGGAATCTGGCGCAGACTCCGGAGTCCACGCCACCACTGACCCCACAACGTCCCCCTACAAACAATCCCGTGGCAAACGCGACGAGTCCACGGGCTACTTACCACACCACTCACACGCAGAGACCCCAGAAACCCTCCCAGCACAAGCGCAGGGGCCTCGAGGCACAGAAGCCCGGACATGCACACGACCCAGGCCGCGAAGCTGACGCCAATACACGCGGCCCTCACGGGGGAAACCGGCGTCTCACGGCAACGCCGCGGGAAACACGATTTTGTGGGCAAACCAGAGACGTCCGGGACTGTGCGTGTGCACGGACAGCAGTCCCTGGTCTCAGGGGGAACGGACGGGGAATGCAGCCACACCACAAGTGACCCAGGCCGCGGACTCGCCACACCCCCACAGCTGCCCAGAACAGCCCCCGCGTGGAGAGCTGCAGCCTGCGACCCCACGGCCCTCGTGCTCTGAACCGATGCCATGGCCTCTCACACCCCGCGGCGGCTTGGGGCCGGAGCTCGTCGCCACACGCACGAGGCCATCCACGTGGCCAAGGCACCAAGTGAAGTGGCCGTCCCGCCCAAGGACAATGTCTGAACCCACAGCTGTGGTCAGCAACCGCCAGGCCAGAGCCCACGGGCTTAGGGTCCCGCGGAGAATGCCAGAGCTTCGGGGACATGGAGCAGCACCGACCACCCGGGACCGGGCTAAACCCGCAAGCCGGCGGCGCAAGGAGCTGGCTGTCTGGTGGAGGGCGGTGTCAGGAGGGCTGCATACCACCGCCCTGCACACCCTGCTTAGACCCAAGGAGCCTCTGGCTGCAGCCTGATTGGACACACTGACGTGGGGACACAGCAGCCCACTCCGACACGGGGCAGCTCCACCATCCACCGACAGGGACGCACCCGAGAGCAAGAGACTGAGCTGCGCTGCCTGCACGGTGAGAGGGGAGTGCGGGCCAGCAGGGGACAGAGTGCAGGCCGggctgtggggggggggacaggggAGCGGGCCGGTGGGCGGACGTCTCCAGGGCCAGGGCCTCGAGCCTGTGGACGCTCTGCCCCACGTCTCCATGGGGCAGTCCTGACAGAACCCAGAAACCACGGTCCTCCATGAAACCAGACGGCCAACACACAAGGCCGTGCTCAGCAGCGTAGAGCCTCAGACGTGCAGACCCTGCCGGTCCGACCTCCCTGCGCAGGGCAGGCAGAAGACGCCTCCCTCACCTGCTCACCGTCCCCTCCCTGCTGGCCGGCCCCACCGCGCCTGCCCACCTCCTCGGCCCGCTGGGCCTCCGTGTGCTTGTCCAGGTAGGTGCCCTCCAGCACGGAGCCCACGATGGTCAGGCCCTTGCCGGCCTTGAGCTGGGCGGTGAGCGACAGGAGGCGGGGGTGCTTCACGCGCTGCTCCTCATCAAGGCTCAGCATGACCAGCACCTGGGGCCTGTGGTCGGGGCGACGGTCACCCCGTGCTCTCCAGCAGGGGACAGCCCAGCCCATCTCCGGGCGCCTCTCAGCACAGATCTCCCCCATCCTCCCAGAAGCACGGACACGCAGCTGGCGGCCCACACGCTTACTTCCTTCCTTGGCAGGAACCCAGGGAGGGCAACTCATCCCGTGCCCCACCTACCACACTACCTGGGTCTGGCCTGGTGCCCAGAGGCACGCTGACCACGCCCCAGCCCACCACTGTGAAGTGAAGGAAGGTGCTAGAAGCTCTCGAAATAACCACTCCCCAAAAAGCAGCAGCAATGACTTCTGTCTCTGAAGCGTAATGCTACTAGAGACAACACTCCGTGCCTTCACAGGGCGTGAGGCCGGTCGGGGAGACTGGGGCGCTCACCTCCAGTTCTTGGTGTGGGGGGGGCCGTGCTCCACACGCAGCAGGGCATAGTGGGCTGCATTTAGGGACAGTCCCCTGATGCCATCACCCCACTCCTTCTCGGCCCTGTGAGGAAGGGGCAGCAGTGAGGTACTCGGGAAGGGACCCCAGGGCCAGGGCCCAGAGCTTCACTGGACCACAGGCCTCCTGGGGCAGCCTCCCGGAGCAGCCAGCGTGGGGTCTGTGTGGACACGGGTTCACTGACAAGCGCAGCTGGCTCGGTGGCCCTGGCCTCACCGGGAATGGTCACATCGTGACACTCCTTGACCAGCCTGGGAAGAGCTGGAGGGGGCCTCCAGGCAGTGGCCAGGACCCCTCCGACCCCGCCCCCTGGAGAAATGCCCCAGGGATGGACCGGTGCGCTGGGATGTGCTCTGGGATGCACTTTTGGGAATCCTGAAATCCATCACACGTCCCTTCTCTCGATGGATGGATTTCGAAGTTCTCGGAAGTGTCACAAATACCAAGGAATCCATTCAAAGTAACAAACGTGGGTCTCCCCCGCTGGGACAGAAGCATGCGGCTGGACAGAGCGGCCCAGCTGGGCCCTGGGACAGGGGTCTGACTCCCATGGTGAGGGTCCCCAATTCCCTGGGCTATGCTGACCCCATGGACACCCCGCACCTGCCCCCCCACGCCAGGCGATGCACAGCCCACGCAGACACCCCACAGGGAGCCTGGCCCCGGCCGCGGCGCTCACCCGCGGTACTCGATGTACTTGTAGATGCAGCCGGCGATGAGCATGGCGATGAGAGCGTAGTACCAAGAGCAGATGAACATGAGCGCGAGGCACAGGCTCATGCCCAGGAAGGACAGCGCCCTAGAAGGACAGAGTTGCACGCCTGCCACGCCCAGGACCCCTTGACGAGGACCCCACTCAGCTACGAAAAGGCGGCAGCAGTGACGGCGATGACCACgtgccccctgccccccttcccagGGCGCTCGAGCACCCCACGGGCCACAACGCACAGCGGGCTTCCCACATCCGCTACGCACCCTGGTGGCACGGAGACCGAGCAGCCCACGGTAGCAGGTGCTGAGGCTGGCCCCCAGCGGGGACCTCGGCCCACTGGATGCTCAAGGGACCTGGGTGACCCACACGGGCCCTGGGTCCTCCCCAGCTTGGCTGCGGCCGGTTCTACAGAGACCATCAGGGCCCCCGTGGCCGGCGGACGTGCTCACCAGTGGTAGTATCTGAAGCGTGGGCGCCAGTTAGGCGTTCGCAGCAGGGTCTGCACGGCGCAGGCCAGGTTCACAAACATGTAGCACATGAGGAAAAACCTGGAGGCACAACGCCAGGACCACAGAAGCCAGGTCAGGTCCCACGGTCCCAGCCTGCAGGAACCATGTGGtcttcccaacccccaccacaGCACAACCCCTCTcatccccctcctgcccccctcccatcCACAGCACCGTTCCACGAGGGCCACGTGGCTCCCACGACCGTGTGCATCCCCTCTCCTCAGAGCAGGGCCACATACACCTCTTTGTGGACGAGCAGCAGCCCCACCTCCATGGCCCGTCCCCTCACACCTCCTGCTGGGCCCGCAGCCACTCACATGGACAGGATGGGGGCCACGCTGTCCAGGGAGGCGATCAGGATGCCCGTCTCGCAGATGAGGGCCGTGAGCAGCAGGGCCCACGTGGGCTCCCCATTGGCCTTCCCATGGCCAAACAcctgcagagagagagcaggtgggcTGCGGGCACGGGACAGATGTCACGGGAACAACAACCCGCATTCCCGAAGCCCAGCATCTCACGTGCAGCCAGCCCCAGCATGGCTTGGACAGGACGGAGCTTCCTGgaccctccccagcccaggcagCAGGAAAACCCAGCATCTAGAACCACCACCAGGCCTCCCAGCGCTCAGACTGGGGGTGAAGGTGACCCCTGCATGTGCCGGAGGGCAGCTTCCCGGGCATCCTAAGGCCAGCCTCCCAAGGGGAGATGCAGGGTCCCCATGGCACAGGTACTCAGGAAAACTCCATGAGGCCCCCCCCTGCAAGGGGCCTGGACCCTTCTCCATGGCCACAGGGCAGGACCGTGTGGAGGCCACGCCTGTCTCTAGGACTCCAGCTTCCAACGCTTTTCTAGCACAGTCCCTGCTGCCTGGGGGCtttggggaggggcctgcagaGCACACTGCAGACACACATGTAAGGGCCCCAGAAACAaacatggggggtggggcacgGGGGACACCACAACTGCCACCTCCCCTCCTGAGAGCGATGCCCGATCCAGGGTCCCGGGGCAGCCAGCACGTGACCTTGTCTGCGCCCAAGCCCACGGATGGGAACTGTGGAGTCCGCTGGAACCTTCCCGGGAGCAGAGGCGAGGACTGCACCCCAGCGCGGGGAGACCGGCCCCACACCCAGATAACAAAGGGGCCTTACGTGCCCCAGAGCCCCCAGAGAAACCCCGGCCCCAGCCCCTCAAAAGGGACTCGACTTGTGTTTGCAGATGTGAGCTTTACAGTGACTCAGCCCGCTGGGGCAGCCCTAATCCAGATGACCGCGTCCTTGTGAGAAGAGGCAGAGATAGAAGCACAGGAAGGCCAGGTGCAGACCAGGGGCAGGTGGTATCTATACACCAGAGACAAACTGGCCTTGCCCACACCTGCGTCTGGAACTTCCTGCTCCCAGAATGTGAGCAAATCCTGTGTTGTCTGAGCCCTACCTGTGGCCTTCGGGGCCCCAAGACACTAAGGCCTCGGCCCCTCGAGCTCATTCCAGAAGCCTCTGTCCTCAGGGGAGGACACTGCATCCCAGCAGGATGGACGCTGGCCCTGCAGGAGGCGGGGGCTCCCCGGGTTGCTCCCACAGCCCTGGGGGAGAAGGGCCATTCCCTGCCCCGCTCCCACACGCACCTGCACCCTCAGCCCGTGACCACCTGGGGCAGGGCTGCCGGGCGGGCAGTGGGGATGCGGGTCCGTCTGTTAACCGTGAAGCACGAGCTCGGCACACACTCAAGACCCGGAGACTCACCCCTTCCCGCGGGGCCCTGCTCACTGGCCGGCCGCCCCACTCACCTGCAGGAAGGGGATGATGCCGTCACGGGCGATCGCTTGCAGCAGGCGTGGTGCCCCTGTGAGGCTCTGCAGGCCGGCCCCGCAGGTCGAGAAGAAGGAGCCGATGACGATGACCCAGGGGGACGGCCAGGCCAGCATGCCAATGACCAGCTTCCCCTGCAGGGCCTCCCCAAACCTACAGGCAGGCAGACTTTCAGATACCAGCCGAAAACATAAACGCCCTCCCACGTTTTGAGCCCGAATGAGGGCACTACCACCCTAACAGCCCTCTCTCACGAGCAGGGAACCACATCGCTCCCGAGAACAGGCGCCGGCACAGCCCTGTTGTCTGGGACAGCACAGAACCCCCCAAGCTCTCAGGGAGAGCGCTCCCCCGCTCCAGGCTGAAGCAGGACAGGACACACACTGCGAGGCGAACAGAAGCCCCCAAGAGGGCCACGGGGCTTCCTGCTCCCCGCTCAAAGCCTCAAATCCTGGGGAAGGTCCCAAGGTCAACGCTACCACCCTCTACGAGAACCAGATGCTGACCCGAAGCTTGCAGACGTGGCAAACACAAACCAACATACTTATCTCGTAAGACCACGCCTTCGATGCAGGCCCCGAAGAGCACGATGCAGGACAGGTCTGCGGCGGGGGTCAAGGAAACAGCGGACCGACGTCACCCACAAAGCCCTGGCTGCAGACACGCCCGGACCGGCCcatccccctcccgcccccgcccagcGCACTGCTGTGACCCCACAGCCCTCGGAGGGACTTCGTCACGGCCCCGCCCTGACTGCCGTGGGTCAGGCTGCACACAGCCCGTGGCATCACCGCCATGGGCGCCCAGAAGAGACAGCGCCAGCCGCATGCCACCACCGTGACCATGCACGGGCCCCACGCACCACGCCCGCAGTCACGGGTCACCGCCACGTCAGCTTCGATGACACGGGGGCTATCCACGGTTTACAAAGAACGGCTCGTGCGCGGCCGGCCGAGACTGTGGCGTCCCCGTGGCGTCTTCGCTGTCCTCCAGCGGGCAGACGCCGGCCGGCTCCTCCCCCTGGGCGACAGCGGGCAGAGGATGGGCTCCGGCCCCTTGGCCCCTCTGAGGATACAAATGAAGGACGTCGTCACGATGGCCAGGATGGTCCCTGTGGGGATCGACTTCTGGGCGTCCCTGAGGTCCCCAGACCGGTTCGAGCCCGCCATGATACCTACAGAAACCGCCGAAGGGCCTACAGTGACCACAAACCCGCCAAACACTGCCCGCCAAGCCACAACTCACGGGGAGGGTGCTGCGGGACTGAAGAGATGCACTGGGAACCTGCACCCGCCCCTGCACCGTGGCGTTCAGGCTCGTGGAGGGGAAGCCCAGGCAGCGGCCAGAGGGCCCAGCAGAGGCCAGGCACGTGGATGGCTGCAGGCACCAGGCCACGCAGGGGCCGCTGAAGGGCATCCCGGTGGGGGTGAGGCACCAGGGAACGCCAAGGGTTGTCCCAGAACGTCAGCTGACTGTCGCGTAAGGATGACCCGAGGGTCCACGTGGAGCCACCACGGTCTGCGACTTTGAGTGACACCACTCCATGTGGGGTGCTCAGGACAAAGCTCCTTCCTGCACCCCAATCAGCATGCGGGGCGCAGAGACCCCAAGGCCCGCTGCCTATGGGACCGGGGCAGGTGTGCACCACAGAGGGACAGGGCGGGGCCTCACCGGTCACGGAGGGGAAGTAGATGCCGACCAGCATGGTGAAGTAGGTCATGATGTCAGTGAGGACGTAGGGCAGGCCGCTGGTCCTGCTCTCCTCCAGCACGGACACCGACGGCGAGCCCCTCCTCTCCACCAACGCTCCCTTGTCCGCGTACGTGCTCCACAGGTTATCTGCAAGCAACAGGCCAGTGGTAAGATTCCAGAAGGCGGCAGAGGCCAACAGCCGACCAGATCCCACGGGCTTCAACCCAACGGGAAGAGACACGACCTGTCCCAGAAGAACCAGACAAGCCCCGTCATCCCCACCACGACCCCGTGTGCACCCGGCAGCAAACCCTGAGGAAGGAAGGGTCGGCTGCCTGTGGCCCCACGCGGAACCCCAGGGCGCTCACCCAGCAGGACGCCACTGGCCACGCCAGGGATGCCCTGGATCTCCGTGAGGTTGTTCTGGGCGAAGTACTCGTCACAGGTGGCGTTGGGCATGGAGGTGTTGCAGAAGAGGCCCCAGAGCGCGGTGGGCACCGTGCCATTGTTGGCAACGTGGAACTTGGCACACACGTCGAAGCCGCGTCTGGACAAGGTACGGTTCCCCAGCAGACACACCCTAAGCGGGGGGGTCTGGTGTGAGGGGCGCACGGGCCCTTCTCGGGCCACTGGCATTGGGCGCAGCAAAGCCACTTCTGTCACTCTGCACTGGGCGCCGGGAAGGCCCCGTGGGCTGTGCGGGGCAGGGGCCGCAGCAGGACCCCAGCGTTCCCTCACAACCCTGCTCCTGTGCCAGGCTCGGCCCAGTGCGGTGCAGAGCTCGGCGCAAGCTGGGGCGTCTGATGCCAGCATTTCCCTCCGCACAAGGAGCCCGGGGGATCGGCGCTGACCACCACCCAGCTGGCCAGTCCCCTGCAGCGTCAGCCCTGTGTCTGTGGGACCCACATGCCAGCCTGACAGACCACAGCCCACGCCCCTGCTCTGTGACCTTAGCCCCCTTCCTTGGGACTCGGGCTCCACCTCCAGAGGACAGACAGGAGAACCACCCATGGGGGTTCCTGGGAGGACCAGGGGGCACCCCACGAGGAGCTCAGGGCTGCCTGACTGCCCTTGGGGTCAGCAGCTCCCGGTCACCTTGACCGTCACCAGACCCACCCACCCGTGCACACAGCACAGCCACACAAGAAGCCTGTGGGCTCATCCCAGAGCCGGGCCAGAGCAGGGCCGTCCGCACCCCCAGCACTGCCGCCCAGACTGCCCACACGGTCATCGGCGCACGCGAGGCTGGAGAACTCGCTGCCCGAGCCCCAGACTCACGGGACGTCTGGTGGGTCGAAGGCGGACTTGATGACGCCGGCGTAGATGGAGAGAATGGACAGCACCACGCAGGCCAGGAACACCAGGGCCAGCTTATTGACGTACTTGACGCCCACGAAGACCACCATGGCCATGAGCGCCAGCGTGCATGTCCCGTACACACGCATGTTGTGGAGCATGGCTGCGGCCTCGCCTTCCGCGGTCTCCGCCTGGACGATGGCCGCACTGGGGGAGATGTAGGTCTGCGGAGCACGGAGGGCGTCACGGAGGGCTGCCAGCCACCCACACCTGGACGGTGGCCCCCAGGGCCGGTGCCTGTCTGCAGGGCTGGGCCCTCCCCGGCTGTGGGCCCACCTGCCCGGACGCATTGACAGTGGGCCCGGGACAGCGGAGAGACATGGACGGCTCAGAGACGCTGCCCCTGCCGCCCATGTTGTGGAGGCCAGCCCCTGGGCAGCACCCTCAGCTCACCTTGCAGGCTGGGGGCCACCACGACCTAACAACCTGAGAGTGAGCTCGTCTCTGCGGGGGCCCTACTGTGTGCGTGCCACAGGACGGACGGATTCC
Proteins encoded in this region:
- the SLC12A7 gene encoding solute carrier family 12 member 7 isoform X1; translation: MSQRFVVTPAASGAGDAGPITEGGGSQYPGPGRAPGPDPAGAPETPRVDALPILRYCREPSRYGDGNPRENSPFISHTDVDQESFLEGKNMALFEEEMDSNPMVSSLLNKLANYTNLSQGVVEHEEHEEDSKRREVKSPRMGTCIGVYLPCLQNILGVILFLRLTWIVGAAGVLESFLIVSMCCICTMLTAISMSAIATNGVVPAGGSYYMISRSLGPEFGGAVGLCFYLGTTFAGAMYILGTIEIFLTYISPSAAIVQAETAEGEAAAMLHNMRVYGTCTLALMAMVVFVGVKYVNKLALVFLACVVLSILSIYAGVIKSAFDPPDVPVCLLGNRTLSRRGFDVCAKFHVANNGTVPTALWGLFCNTSMPNATCDEYFAQNNLTEIQGIPGVASGVLLDNLWSTYADKGALVERRGSPSVSVLEESRTSGLPYVLTDIMTYFTMLVGIYFPSVTGIMAGSNRSGDLRDAQKSIPTGTILAIVTTSFIYLSCIVLFGACIEGVVLRDKFGEALQGKLVIGMLAWPSPWVIVIGSFFSTCGAGLQSLTGAPRLLQAIARDGIIPFLQVFGHGKANGEPTWALLLTALICETGILIASLDSVAPILSMFFLMCYMFVNLACAVQTLLRTPNWRPRFRYYHWALSFLGMSLCLALMFICSWYYALIAMLIAGCIYKYIEYRGAEKEWGDGIRGLSLNAAHYALLRVEHGPPHTKNWRPQVLVMLSLDEEQRVKHPRLLSLTAQLKAGKGLTIVGSVLEGTYLDKHTEAQRAEENIRSLMGVEKTKGFCQLVVSSSLRDGMSHLIQSAGLGGMRHNTVLMAWPESWKQEDNTFSWKNFVETVRDTTAAQQALLVAKNVDLFPQNQERFSDGDIDVWWVVHDGGLLMLLPFLLRQHKVWRKCRMRIFTVAQVDDNSIQMKKDLQMFLYHLRISAEVEVVEMVESDISAFTYEKTLLMEQRSQMLKQMQLSKTEQEREAQLIHDRNTASHAVVVTRTQAPSTPDKVQMTWTKEKLIAEKYKNKEPGVSGFKDLFSLKPNQSNVRRMHTAVKLNGVVLSRSRGAQLVLLNMPGPPRNRQGDENYMEFLEVLTEGLDRVLLVRGSGREVVTIYS
- the SLC12A7 gene encoding solute carrier family 12 member 7 isoform X2 is translated as MPTNFTVVPVDARADGGPDEAAAAAEGAEGAEGAEGSETPGPPEGEPDCQSPGDGNPRENSPFISHTDVDQESFLEGKNMALFEEEMDSNPMVSSLLNKLANYTNLSQGVVEHEEHEEDSKRREVKSPRMGTCIGVYLPCLQNILGVILFLRLTWIVGAAGVLESFLIVSMCCICTMLTAISMSAIATNGVVPAGGSYYMISRSLGPEFGGAVGLCFYLGTTFAGAMYILGTIEIFLTYISPSAAIVQAETAEGEAAAMLHNMRVYGTCTLALMAMVVFVGVKYVNKLALVFLACVVLSILSIYAGVIKSAFDPPDVPVCLLGNRTLSRRGFDVCAKFHVANNGTVPTALWGLFCNTSMPNATCDEYFAQNNLTEIQGIPGVASGVLLDNLWSTYADKGALVERRGSPSVSVLEESRTSGLPYVLTDIMTYFTMLVGIYFPSVTGIMAGSNRSGDLRDAQKSIPTGTILAIVTTSFIYLSCIVLFGACIEGVVLRDKFGEALQGKLVIGMLAWPSPWVIVIGSFFSTCGAGLQSLTGAPRLLQAIARDGIIPFLQVFGHGKANGEPTWALLLTALICETGILIASLDSVAPILSMFFLMCYMFVNLACAVQTLLRTPNWRPRFRYYHWALSFLGMSLCLALMFICSWYYALIAMLIAGCIYKYIEYRGAEKEWGDGIRGLSLNAAHYALLRVEHGPPHTKNWRPQVLVMLSLDEEQRVKHPRLLSLTAQLKAGKGLTIVGSVLEGTYLDKHTEAQRAEENIRSLMGVEKTKGFCQLVVSSSLRDGMSHLIQSAGLGGMRHNTVLMAWPESWKQEDNTFSWKNFVETVRDTTAAQQALLVAKNVDLFPQNQERFSDGDIDVWWVVHDGGLLMLLPFLLRQHKVWRKCRMRIFTVAQVDDNSIQMKKDLQMFLYHLRISAEVEVVEMVESDISAFTYEKTLLMEQRSQMLKQMQLSKTEQEREAQLIHDRNTASHAVVVTRTQAPSTPDKVQMTWTKEKLIAEKYKNKEPGVSGFKDLFSLKPNQSNVRRMHTAVKLNGVVLSRSRGAQLVLLNMPGPPRNRQGDENYMEFLEVLTEGLDRVLLVRGSGREVVTIYS
- the SLC12A7 gene encoding solute carrier family 12 member 7 isoform X5; this translates as MALFEEEMDSNPMVSSLLNKLANYTNLSQGVVEHEEHEEDSKRREVKSPRMGTCIGVYLPCLQNILGVILFLRLTWIVGAAGVLESFLIVSMCCICTMLTAISMSAIATNGVVPAGGSYYMISRSLGPEFGGAVGLCFYLGTTFAGAMYILGTIEIFLTYISPSAAIVQAETAEGEAAAMLHNMRVYGTCTLALMAMVVFVGVKYVNKLALVFLACVVLSILSIYAGVIKSAFDPPDVPVCLLGNRTLSRRGFDVCAKFHVANNGTVPTALWGLFCNTSMPNATCDEYFAQNNLTEIQGIPGVASGVLLDNLWSTYADKGALVERRGSPSVSVLEESRTSGLPYVLTDIMTYFTMLVGIYFPSVTGIMAGSNRSGDLRDAQKSIPTGTILAIVTTSFIYLSCIVLFGACIEGVVLRDKFGEALQGKLVIGMLAWPSPWVIVIGSFFSTCGAGLQSLTGAPRLLQAIARDGIIPFLQVFGHGKANGEPTWALLLTALICETGILIASLDSVAPILSMFFLMCYMFVNLACAVQTLLRTPNWRPRFRYYHWALSFLGMSLCLALMFICSWYYALIAMLIAGCIYKYIEYRGAEKEWGDGIRGLSLNAAHYALLRVEHGPPHTKNWRPQVLVMLSLDEEQRVKHPRLLSLTAQLKAGKGLTIVGSVLEGTYLDKHTEAQRAEENIRSLMGVEKTKGFCQLVVSSSLRDGMSHLIQSAGLGGMRHNTVLMAWPESWKQEDNTFSWKNFVETVRDTTAAQQALLVAKNVDLFPQNQERFSDGDIDVWWVVHDGGLLMLLPFLLRQHKVWRKCRMRIFTVAQVDDNSIQMKKDLQMFLYHLRISAEVEVVEMVESDISAFTYEKTLLMEQRSQMLKQMQLSKTEQEREAQLIHDRNTASHAVVVTRTQAPSTPDKVQMTWTKEKLIAEKYKNKEPGVSGFKDLFSLKPNQSNVRRMHTAVKLNGVVLSRSRGAQLVLLNMPGPPRNRQGDENYMEFLEVLTEGLDRVLLVRGSGREVVTIYS